A DNA window from Deltaproteobacteria bacterium contains the following coding sequences:
- a CDS encoding amidohydrolase — MASAELIVDVHHHYMPAQLFDRLAAQAGGKRIVTKEISLTLHPSRKDLDAHIKAMDEAGVTVSILTDQVQVMGADVARALNDGVAEVEKKHPSRFRSAIHMAIHEPESAKRELERGIHELGLRSVALLACHLDVQLDNPIMFPLYEIIQKNNLPIIIHPQSKPTGSETTYSLDRCVFRPLETTQAIVRIMNAVLPRFPELRFIIPHLGGAASSLKGRMMAFFETDDAPIPAEMRGYLKTQNEQIKFGVTERFENLFQRLYFDTAGTGAWAPSMAAALNITTADRIMFGSDYPLECKSAANIIESIDMVRQAPCSTANKSNILGNTAAGVFNLQ, encoded by the coding sequence ATGGCCTCAGCTGAATTGATCGTCGATGTGCACCACCACTACATGCCGGCGCAATTGTTCGATCGCCTGGCCGCCCAAGCCGGCGGTAAACGCATCGTCACCAAAGAAATTAGTCTAACCCTGCACCCGTCGCGCAAAGATCTCGACGCTCATATCAAAGCGATGGACGAAGCGGGCGTCACGGTCTCGATCCTCACGGACCAGGTCCAAGTCATGGGCGCGGATGTGGCTCGGGCGCTCAACGACGGTGTCGCCGAGGTGGAGAAGAAACATCCAAGCCGTTTTCGCAGCGCCATCCACATGGCGATCCACGAGCCGGAAAGCGCCAAGCGCGAGCTCGAACGGGGTATCCACGAGCTCGGCTTGCGCTCCGTCGCCCTGCTCGCCTGCCACCTCGACGTCCAGCTCGACAACCCGATCATGTTCCCGCTTTACGAGATCATTCAAAAAAACAATTTGCCGATCATCATCCATCCGCAGTCGAAACCCACGGGTTCGGAAACCACCTACAGTCTCGACCGCTGCGTGTTTCGCCCGCTGGAAACCACTCAAGCGATCGTGCGCATCATGAACGCCGTGCTGCCGCGCTTCCCCGAGCTGCGTTTCATCATTCCCCATCTCGGCGGCGCCGCGTCGTCGCTCAAAGGGCGCATGATGGCGTTTTTCGAAACCGACGACGCGCCGATTCCGGCGGAGATGCGCGGCTATTTGAAAACTCAAAACGAACAGATAAAATTCGGCGTCACCGAACGGTTTGAAAATCTATTTCAACGGCTCTACTTCGACACCGCCGGCACCGGCGCCTGGGCGCCGTCCATGGCCGCGGCATTGAATATCACGACAGCCGACCGCATCATGTTCGGCAGCGACTATCCGTTGGAATGTAAAAGCGCCGCGAACATCATCGAGTCCATCGACATGGTGCGCCAAGCGCCCTGCTCCACAGCCAACAAGTCGAACATCCTCGGCAACACCGCGGCGGGAGTTTTCAACTTACAATAA
- a CDS encoding HAD family phosphatase, with translation MRNFPLFNSRQDSVSLPVKMISTVIFDLDGLLADTEPLHCRAYQLAMVEHGVTVSDDDYADHWVKHGYGIVDWVNWHKLELDPHALRQRKSEHYLKLLETSLQPMDGALELLAGLTGKIRIALASSSYRDAIDGVLAGLKIAHYFEAVVSGQDVAKVKPAPDIFLQTAERLAVTPSECVVLEDAEKGVVAARLAGMACVAVPNPWTRHHDFSQATRVCGSLREIDLTFLRGLAPAINERHLP, from the coding sequence ATGAGAAATTTTCCGCTATTCAATTCTCGCCAAGATTCGGTATCATTACCAGTCAAGATGATCAGCACAGTTATTTTCGATCTCGATGGGCTCCTTGCCGACACCGAACCGCTCCATTGCCGAGCTTACCAGTTGGCGATGGTTGAGCACGGCGTCACGGTTAGCGACGATGACTACGCCGACCATTGGGTCAAGCATGGCTACGGTATCGTCGACTGGGTCAACTGGCACAAACTCGAACTCGATCCCCACGCTCTGCGTCAACGCAAGTCGGAGCATTATCTAAAGCTGCTCGAAACCTCATTGCAGCCCATGGACGGCGCGCTTGAATTACTCGCCGGCTTAACCGGCAAAATCCGCATCGCCCTCGCTTCCTCATCCTATCGCGACGCCATCGACGGCGTCCTCGCCGGTCTGAAGATCGCGCACTACTTCGAGGCCGTCGTCAGCGGCCAAGATGTCGCCAAGGTCAAACCGGCGCCGGATATTTTTTTACAAACGGCCGAGCGCTTGGCCGTCACGCCGTCAGAATGCGTGGTGCTCGAAGACGCCGAGAAAGGCGTCGTCGCCGCGCGGCTCGCCGGCATGGCTTGCGTCGCGGTGCCAAATCCATGGACGCGCCACCACGACTTTTCCCAAGCTACACGAGTTTGCGGCTCCCTGAGAGAAATCGATTTGACTTTCTTGCGCGGCTTAGCGCCAGCGATAAACGAGAGACATTTGCCATGA
- a CDS encoding aminopeptidase P family protein, which produces MDQEIVARLRKRIVAGGLDAIVAISPENVTYVSGFVVPSQSLMRWRHAACIVTADGKISMVAIDMEATTVKAHAGIDDLRIYREFSDDPMDKLADALVDLKLDRGKVAIELEFLPAKDFTTLQKRLPHTNWSAADGIFNKARQIKTAGELALLRSLSKLTDHALGTALRSAKVGMSEMELAGTLLTSLFGGGAESYKLMIIASGERSQFPNVGPTDRKLKHGDIIRMEIFGQKSGYLTGVCRTAVVGDATEEQYKIWSNLIECKYLVMDLIKPGACCPEVYRKFLAKFSELGFEPISFVAHGIGLHLHEEPYMGRYGDEIVEAGMVGAFEPLVYIPGRFGMQNKDMFCVTDKGCELLSDVTPTDSLLRVG; this is translated from the coding sequence ATGGATCAAGAAATTGTCGCGCGCTTAAGGAAACGAATCGTCGCCGGAGGTTTAGACGCCATCGTCGCGATTTCGCCAGAAAACGTAACCTACGTTTCCGGTTTCGTGGTGCCGTCGCAGTCGCTCATGCGCTGGCGCCATGCGGCTTGTATTGTGACAGCGGACGGAAAAATTTCTATGGTTGCTATCGATATGGAGGCGACCACGGTCAAGGCTCATGCCGGCATCGACGATTTGCGCATCTATCGGGAGTTCTCCGACGATCCGATGGATAAGCTGGCCGATGCGTTGGTTGATCTAAAATTAGATCGCGGCAAGGTTGCCATCGAGTTGGAGTTTCTGCCGGCGAAGGATTTTACGACGCTGCAAAAACGCTTGCCGCATACCAACTGGTCAGCGGCCGATGGGATTTTCAATAAGGCGCGGCAGATCAAGACGGCGGGGGAGCTGGCTCTGCTTCGCTCGCTGAGCAAACTTACCGATCACGCGTTGGGTACGGCGCTACGCTCGGCGAAAGTCGGCATGAGCGAGATGGAGCTGGCCGGGACCTTGCTGACTTCTTTGTTTGGCGGTGGCGCGGAGAGCTATAAACTCATGATCATCGCCTCGGGTGAGCGCAGCCAGTTTCCCAACGTCGGGCCGACGGATCGTAAGCTAAAGCACGGCGACATCATTCGCATGGAAATCTTCGGCCAGAAGAGCGGCTATTTGACCGGCGTGTGCCGTACGGCGGTAGTCGGCGACGCGACAGAGGAGCAGTATAAGATTTGGTCGAACCTGATCGAGTGTAAATATTTAGTCATGGATTTGATCAAGCCGGGCGCCTGTTGTCCGGAGGTTTACCGTAAATTTTTGGCAAAGTTCAGCGAGCTCGGATTTGAGCCGATCAGCTTCGTCGCCCACGGCATCGGCTTGCATTTGCATGAAGAGCCGTACATGGGACGATATGGCGATGAAATCGTCGAAGCGGGCATGGTCGGCGCCTTCGAGCCGTTGGTTTATATTCCCGGCCGCTTCGGTATGCAGAACAAGGATATGTTTTGCGTGACGGATAAGGGCTGCGAGTTGTTGTCCGATGTGACGCCGACGGATAGTTTGTTGAGAGTGGGTTAG
- a CDS encoding extracellular solute-binding protein, producing MGRHLFPIILTAVLPFSTSFGAERSQLDRAKREGKLVAYLAMNAADAVTVQTSFEKKYPQIKVELVRMGAPAILQRILTEHRGGKVFTDVVLGFGFVHYELAQQKLLAKYESPERNNYVAQFKDTEGYWTNVMPIVHTVAYNSKMLSPAELPARYIDPLQAKWKGRLGLNSNNLMFLAAMTTHFGKEAGRDFLQKLAAQSPQVRGGGSLLLTLVAAGEFPLGFSINENNVENLKLKGAPVDWLKPIDPLYGELVSIGVTAGAAHPNAARLFIDYVLSKDGQELFRNLGKIPARSDVTPKISIDRDKIRMIPPEEAARTQYYAKLFDYLFVKRAAK from the coding sequence ATGGGAAGACACCTTTTCCCAATCATCCTAACAGCCGTTCTGCCATTCTCAACGAGTTTTGGCGCCGAACGCTCGCAATTGGATCGTGCCAAGCGTGAAGGAAAGCTGGTTGCCTATTTGGCGATGAACGCCGCCGACGCGGTCACCGTGCAAACCAGCTTCGAGAAAAAATATCCCCAGATCAAAGTCGAACTGGTGCGCATGGGCGCGCCGGCGATCTTGCAGCGCATTCTCACCGAGCATCGCGGCGGCAAAGTATTTACCGACGTCGTGCTCGGCTTTGGCTTTGTCCACTACGAGCTGGCGCAGCAAAAGCTCTTGGCCAAATACGAATCGCCGGAGCGAAACAACTATGTCGCGCAGTTCAAAGACACTGAAGGTTATTGGACCAACGTCATGCCGATCGTCCACACCGTCGCCTACAACAGCAAAATGTTGTCGCCGGCGGAACTGCCGGCGCGCTACATCGACCCGCTGCAAGCCAAATGGAAAGGCCGGCTCGGTTTGAACAGCAACAATCTAATGTTCCTGGCCGCCATGACGACCCATTTCGGCAAGGAAGCCGGCAGGGACTTTTTGCAGAAACTCGCCGCCCAGTCGCCACAAGTTCGCGGCGGCGGCAGTTTACTCTTAACCCTCGTCGCCGCCGGGGAGTTTCCCTTGGGATTTTCGATCAACGAAAACAACGTCGAAAATCTAAAACTCAAAGGCGCGCCGGTGGATTGGTTAAAGCCGATCGATCCGCTCTACGGCGAGTTGGTGTCCATCGGCGTCACGGCGGGCGCGGCCCATCCAAATGCCGCGAGGTTATTTATCGATTACGTCTTATCGAAGGACGGCCAAGAGCTGTTTCGCAATCTGGGAAAAATTCCCGCGCGCAGCGATGTCACGCCCAAGATCAGCATTGATCGCGACAAGATCCGCATGATCCCGCCCGAAGAAGCGGCGCGCACCCAATACTACGCCAAACTGTTCGACTATCTATTCGTGAAACGGGCGGCTAAATAA
- a CDS encoding sel1 repeat family protein: protein MAQMDSEGRGDGTPDKALALQRDLADQSDVRGRQPLANRLYAGTGVEKNPAEAVRWYRAAAEQGNANAHLTVGLRLVDGIGAPKDEKQGVGWYRRAAEQEHPQARFSMAWPLGAGQGALKV from the coding sequence TTGGCGCAAATGGATAGCGAAGGTCGCGGCGATGGGACACCGGACAAAGCGCTTGCACTTCAACGGGACCTTGCCGACCAAAGTGACGTAAGAGGCCGACAGCCACTGGCTAATCGTCTTTATGCAGGCACCGGAGTCGAAAAGAATCCTGCCGAAGCGGTTCGTTGGTATCGCGCCGCGGCTGAACAAGGAAATGCAAACGCGCACTTGACTGTAGGTCTAAGATTGGTCGACGGTATCGGCGCACCGAAAGACGAGAAGCAGGGAGTTGGCTGGTATCGCCGTGCAGCGGAACAGGAACATCCGCAAGCTCGATTCAGTATGGCGTGGCCCCTCGGAGCTGGGCAAGGCGCACTTAAAGTATAG